CATGCCATATCGGCGGTGGAACGGGGGCACGAAAAAGTAATTGCGCCGCCGCTCAATCAACCGGCGGTTGATTGTATCGGCTGTCTCAGTTGCGCTCATATCTGTCCGACACATTTCATCGAATGGACGGATGATGAGACGGGAAGAAGCATCTGGGGACGCAAGTTCGAACTTCTCAGTTGTCAGAAATGCGGCAAGAAGATCATCACGCGGGATTTTGCGGACTATCAGATGCGCAAGCGGGGTCTGCCGGCCGGTTATTTCGATACCTGCGATGACTGCAAGCGGATGGAACTCGCCAAGACGATGGGCAAACTTGTGGTGGCGGTTCAGGAGGTGACCAAATGAAGTATCGCTTTGTCGTAGACCCGATCCTCTGCACCGGCTGCCGCACCTGCGAACTAGCCTGTGCCTTCAGCCATGCCAGGAACCTCAAACAGGGGAGAAGCCGTATTTATCCTCTGCTTCATGCCAAGGACAAATATGTTCCGGTGACCTGCCTTCAGTGTGATGACCCGGCCTGTGTCAAATCATGTTTCTATAATGCATTGAGAAGGAACGAAGAGACCGGAGCGGTGGAACTGGATCTGGACCGTTGTGTGAAATGCATGGCCTGTGTGGCGGCCTGCCCGTTCGGCTGCGCTCTTTTTGATGAGGTACACAACGAGGTGGTTAAATGTGATCTCTGCAAAGGGGATCCGGCCTGCGCCCATTTCTGTCCCTCCAAGGCGCTCCGCTACACCAGAATTGTTTCCAAGTAAGGTCTATTCTCTATACAGACTGAACGGCGGCTGAATCAACGGTCGCCGTTTAGTATCGGCCGGTTATCCTTTGACTTTTGCCGCACAAAATGATATATTTTACCACCTTAATAAGAATATGAAAGCGTGCTGTCTATTATGATAACCGAAAAAAAGATATTGTCGGTCATTCTGCTATTTGTGGCGATTATTTTTCTTTCCGCCGGGTGCGCCAAAAAGGAGGTCAAACAGGGACTCCCTCAATATCCGGACTGGTTGACCTATAGTTATAAGCATTTTGTTTTCCATTATCCCCCCGACTGCTATTGGGGCAAGAGAATGGAACAATTCTCAAATGCTTTTGAAAGGTATTTGACGGAGGATTGTGAATTTCTGGCCATGGAAATTCCGCCCGATACCATTCATTTTTATATTCATGATAATCCCGAATCAGGAAAAATATTGACCGGTCGGGATCTTCCTTTTTC
This genomic window from Candidatus Zixiibacteriota bacterium contains:
- a CDS encoding 4Fe-4S dicluster domain-containing protein: MKYRFVVDPILCTGCRTCELACAFSHARNLKQGRSRIYPLLHAKDKYVPVTCLQCDDPACVKSCFYNALRRNEETGAVELDLDRCVKCMACVAACPFGCALFDEVHNEVVKCDLCKGDPACAHFCPSKALRYTRIVSK